A part of Streptomyces sp. NBC_00557 genomic DNA contains:
- a CDS encoding class I SAM-dependent methyltransferase: MTTPQPPSPSPSSSPSPASSPSPALSNTARAHSFNSAAAQYAANRPSYPPALFDAVEELAGRSLSGAKVVDVGAGTGIATALLHARGADVLAVEPGAGMAAEFRRGLPRLPIVRGTGDALPVADASADFITYAQAWHWTDTARSVPEALRVLRPGGALALWWNGDALDVDWIAEAAARVGRFLGVDVVGQKRDAGRTELADPSGRLRFSRREVRWSRRVPIDTHLANIGSHSAFLLTPEDRRTAFLEEERAHLLKVFPDGIVEETYDVLLLVALKPRPARQP, encoded by the coding sequence ATGACCACGCCACAGCCGCCCTCGCCCTCCCCTTCCTCCTCGCCGTCTCCGGCCTCCTCACCCTCTCCCGCCCTCTCGAACACGGCCCGCGCGCACTCCTTCAACTCCGCCGCCGCCCAGTACGCCGCGAACCGCCCCTCCTACCCGCCCGCCCTCTTCGACGCCGTCGAGGAGCTCGCCGGCCGCTCGCTGTCCGGCGCCAAGGTCGTCGACGTCGGCGCCGGCACCGGCATCGCGACCGCCCTGCTGCACGCCCGCGGCGCCGACGTACTCGCCGTCGAACCCGGCGCGGGCATGGCCGCCGAGTTCCGCCGCGGCCTGCCGCGGCTCCCGATCGTCCGCGGCACCGGCGACGCCCTCCCCGTCGCCGACGCCTCCGCCGACTTCATCACCTACGCCCAGGCCTGGCACTGGACCGACACCGCCCGCTCGGTGCCGGAGGCGCTGCGGGTGCTGCGGCCGGGCGGCGCGCTGGCGCTGTGGTGGAACGGCGACGCCCTGGACGTCGACTGGATCGCCGAGGCCGCCGCCCGTGTCGGCCGCTTCCTGGGCGTGGACGTGGTCGGCCAGAAGCGCGACGCCGGGCGCACGGAACTCGCCGACCCCAGCGGCCGTCTCCGCTTCAGCCGCCGGGAGGTCCGCTGGAGCCGCCGCGTGCCGATCGACACCCACCTCGCCAACATCGGCAGCCACTCGGCCTTCCTCCTCACCCCCGAGGACCGCAGGACCGCCTTCCTGGAGGAGGAGCGTGCCCACCTGCTGAAGGTGTTCCCCGACGGCATCGTCGAGGAGACCTACGACGTACTCCTCCTCGTCGCCCTCAAGCCCCGGCCCGCGCGACAGCCCTGA
- a CDS encoding ABC transporter ATP-binding protein, whose translation MMNYSSEPPLESPGTTTTPTTATPPTTPAVHADGLTVVRGPRTVLRNLRFTIPRGRITGLLGPSGCGKSTLMRAIVGTQAKVTGTLDVLGRPAGHPTLRSRVGYVTQAPSVYDDLTVRQNLDYFAAILDPGHAAAERRQQVDRALADVDLTSHADTLAGNLSGGQRGRVSLAVALLGSPELLVLDEPTVGLDPVLRRDLWNLFHDIAAGRGATLLISSHVMDEAERCHRLLLMREGEILAEDAPEDLRTRTGADTVEAAFLRLVDEAAAHRPQQTTR comes from the coding sequence ATGATGAATTACTCGTCGGAACCACCCCTCGAATCCCCGGGCACCACCACCACGCCCACAACGGCGACCCCGCCGACCACCCCGGCCGTCCACGCCGACGGCCTCACCGTCGTCCGCGGCCCCCGCACCGTCCTGCGCAACCTCCGCTTCACCATCCCGCGCGGCCGGATCACCGGTCTGCTCGGCCCCTCCGGCTGCGGCAAGTCCACCCTCATGCGCGCGATCGTCGGCACCCAGGCCAAGGTCACCGGCACCCTCGACGTCCTCGGCCGCCCGGCCGGCCACCCCACCCTGCGCAGCCGCGTCGGCTACGTCACCCAGGCCCCCTCCGTCTACGACGACCTGACCGTCCGCCAGAACCTCGACTACTTCGCCGCGATCCTCGACCCGGGCCACGCGGCAGCCGAACGCCGGCAGCAAGTCGATCGCGCCCTCGCCGACGTCGACCTCACCAGCCACGCCGACACCCTCGCCGGCAACCTCTCCGGCGGCCAGCGCGGCCGCGTCTCGCTGGCCGTGGCCCTGCTCGGCAGCCCCGAACTCCTCGTCCTGGACGAACCGACCGTCGGCCTCGACCCCGTTCTGCGCCGCGACCTGTGGAACCTCTTCCACGACATCGCGGCCGGCCGCGGCGCCACCCTCCTCATCTCCTCCCACGTCATGGACGAGGCCGAGCGCTGCCACCGCCTGCTGCTCATGCGCGAGGGCGAGATCCTCGCCGAGGACGCACCCGAGGACCTGCGCACCCGCACCGGCGCCGACACCGTCGAGGCCGCCTTCCTCCGCCTCGTCGACGAGGCCGCCGCACACCGCCCCCAGCAGACGACCCGATGA
- the trpS gene encoding tryptophan--tRNA ligase produces the protein MTRVFSGVQPTGHLTLGNYLGALRRWVETDQHQADSVFCVVDLHALTVDQDPARLLRLSRQTATLMLAAGLDPEVCTVFLQSHVDEHTRLSYLLECVATDGEMRRMIQYKEKTAKVRERGGTVRLSLLTYPVLMAADILGYGADEVPVGDDQVQHVELARDLAVRFNQRFGHTFVVPKATRPAVAARVMNLQNPASKMGKSDESGLGVVYLLDEPDAVRKKVMRAVTDSGRAVEYDREGRPGVANLLEILAACTGGNPESLASVYDSYGALKKDTAEAVVEVLRPVQARHRELCADPAYVEGVLRDGAEKARAMARPTVDAAYRAIGLLPPVSETALSAAGR, from the coding sequence ATGACGCGGGTCTTCAGCGGGGTTCAGCCGACCGGGCACCTGACGCTGGGCAACTATCTGGGAGCGCTGCGGCGCTGGGTGGAGACGGACCAGCATCAGGCCGACTCGGTGTTCTGCGTCGTGGACCTGCACGCGCTGACGGTGGACCAGGATCCGGCGCGGCTGCTCAGGCTCAGCCGGCAGACGGCGACGTTGATGCTGGCGGCCGGACTCGATCCGGAGGTCTGCACCGTGTTCCTGCAGAGTCATGTCGACGAGCACACCAGACTGTCGTACCTGCTGGAGTGCGTGGCGACCGACGGTGAGATGCGCCGGATGATCCAGTACAAGGAGAAGACGGCGAAGGTGCGGGAGCGCGGTGGGACCGTGCGGCTGTCGCTGCTGACGTATCCGGTGCTGATGGCGGCGGACATCCTGGGGTACGGCGCGGACGAGGTGCCGGTCGGGGACGACCAAGTGCAGCACGTGGAGCTGGCGCGGGATCTGGCCGTGCGGTTCAACCAGCGGTTCGGGCACACGTTCGTGGTGCCGAAGGCGACACGCCCGGCAGTCGCGGCGCGCGTGATGAACCTGCAGAACCCGGCGTCCAAGATGGGGAAGTCGGACGAGTCGGGGCTGGGCGTCGTCTATCTGCTGGACGAGCCGGACGCCGTGCGGAAGAAGGTCATGCGGGCCGTCACCGACAGCGGGCGCGCGGTGGAGTACGACCGGGAGGGCCGACCGGGGGTCGCGAACCTGCTGGAGATTCTCGCTGCGTGCACGGGCGGGAACCCTGAGTCACTGGCATCCGTTTACGACTCGTACGGCGCTTTGAAGAAGGACACCGCGGAGGCGGTGGTGGAGGTCCTCAGGCCCGTGCAGGCCAGGCACAGGGAGCTGTGCGCCGATCCTGCCTATGTGGAGGGGGTGCTGCGGGATGGAGCGGAGAAGGCGAGGGCGATGGCCCGGCCGACCGTCGACGCGGCGTACCGGGCGATCGGGTTGTTGCCGCCGGTGTCCGAGACGGCGTTGAGCGCGGCCGGCCGTTAG
- a CDS encoding ABC transporter permease → MSTTAPATTATAPTGAFTLSRTTATAARVLRQLRHDPRTIALMLLVPCLMLVLLRYVFDASPRTFDNIGASLLGVFPLITMFLVTSIATLRERTSGTLERLLAMPLGKADLIAGYALAFGTLAIVQSALATGLALWLLGLDVTGSPWLLLLVALLDALLGTALGLFVSAFAASEFQAVQFMPAVIFPQLLLCGLFTPRSEMHPVLTAVSDVLPMSYAVDGMNQVLHHTDMTAAFVRDVLIVAGCALLVLALGAATLRRRTA, encoded by the coding sequence ATGAGCACGACCGCCCCCGCGACCACCGCCACCGCGCCCACGGGCGCCTTCACCCTCTCCCGCACGACCGCCACCGCCGCCCGGGTGCTGCGCCAGCTCCGGCACGACCCGCGCACCATCGCGCTGATGCTCCTCGTCCCGTGCCTGATGCTCGTCCTGCTGCGCTACGTCTTCGACGCCAGCCCCCGCACCTTCGACAACATCGGCGCCTCCCTGCTCGGCGTCTTCCCGCTGATCACGATGTTCCTGGTCACCTCCATAGCCACCCTGCGCGAACGCACCTCCGGAACCCTCGAACGCCTCCTCGCCATGCCCCTCGGCAAGGCCGACCTCATCGCCGGCTACGCCCTCGCCTTCGGCACGCTGGCCATCGTCCAGTCCGCCCTCGCCACCGGACTCGCCCTGTGGCTGCTCGGCCTCGACGTCACCGGATCCCCCTGGCTGCTGCTCCTCGTCGCCCTCCTCGACGCCCTGCTCGGCACGGCCCTCGGCCTCTTCGTCTCCGCCTTCGCCGCCTCGGAGTTCCAGGCCGTCCAGTTCATGCCCGCGGTGATCTTTCCCCAGCTCCTCCTGTGCGGCCTGTTCACGCCGCGCTCCGAGATGCACCCCGTCCTCACGGCCGTCTCCGACGTGCTGCCCATGTCGTACGCCGTCGACGGCATGAACCAGGTCCTGCACCACACCGACATGACCGCCGCCTTCGTCCGCGACGTCCTGATCGTGGCCGGCTGCGCCCTGCTGGTCCTCGCACTGGGCGCGGCGACCCTGCGACGCCGGACAGCATGA
- the proC gene encoding pyrroline-5-carboxylate reductase produces the protein MSQKVAVLGTGKIGEALLSGMIRAGWAPADLLVTARRPERAEELRARYGVSPVTNTEAAKTADTLILTVKPQDMGTLLDELAPHVPADRLVISGAAGIPTSFFEERLAAGTPVVRVMTNTPALVDEAMSVISAGSHATEQHLAHAEEIFGAVGKTLRVPETQQDACTALSGSGPAYFFYLVEAMTDAGILLGLPRDKAHDLIVQSAIGAAVMLRDSGEHPVKLRENVTSPAGTTINAIRELENHGVRAALIAALEAARDRSRELASGKKD, from the coding sequence ATGAGCCAGAAAGTCGCAGTCCTCGGCACCGGCAAGATCGGCGAAGCCCTGCTCAGCGGAATGATCCGGGCCGGCTGGGCCCCCGCCGACCTCCTGGTCACCGCCCGCCGCCCCGAACGAGCCGAAGAACTCCGCGCCCGTTACGGCGTCAGCCCGGTCACCAACACCGAGGCCGCCAAGACCGCCGACACCCTCATCCTCACGGTCAAGCCGCAGGACATGGGCACCCTCCTGGACGAGCTGGCCCCCCACGTCCCCGCCGACCGCCTGGTCATCAGCGGCGCCGCCGGTATCCCCACCTCCTTCTTCGAGGAGCGCCTGGCCGCAGGCACCCCGGTCGTCCGGGTCATGACCAACACCCCCGCCCTCGTCGACGAGGCCATGTCGGTGATCTCCGCCGGCAGCCACGCCACCGAGCAGCACCTCGCGCACGCCGAGGAGATCTTCGGCGCCGTCGGCAAGACGCTCCGCGTGCCCGAGACCCAGCAGGACGCCTGCACCGCCCTGTCCGGCTCCGGTCCCGCGTACTTCTTCTATCTGGTCGAGGCCATGACCGACGCCGGCATCCTGCTCGGCCTGCCCCGCGACAAGGCCCACGACCTCATCGTCCAGTCCGCCATCGGCGCCGCCGTGATGCTCCGCGACAGCGGCGAACACCCCGTCAAGCTCCGCGAGAACGTCACCTCCCCGGCGGGCACGACGATCAACGCCATCCGGGAACTGGAGAACCACGGCGTACGAGCCGCCCTCATCGCCGCTCTCGAAGCCGCCCGCGACCGCAGCCGCGAACTCGCCTCCGGCAAGAAGGACTGA